From the Acidovorax sp. NCPPB 3576 genome, the window GCTTCGGCACTCGGCATTTTGGGTCTGCTGATCGGTAGCTTCCTGAATGTCGTGATCTATCGTTTACCGAAGATGATGGAGCGGCAGTGGGCCGCAGAATGCGCAGACTTTGCTGCCACAGCGAATAAAGACGCGGCCTCCACTGAGATGTCGGTGGCGCCTGCGGAATCGTTCAACCTCTGGACGCCGGCGTCGCGCTGCCCCGCGTGCGGGCACGCAGTGCAATGGTATGAAAACATCCCAGTCCTTAGCTATCTGTGGCTTCGGGGACGATGCTCAGCGTGCAAAGTGCGAATCAGTCCCCGATATCCCCTGGTCGAACTGGCCACGGGAAGCCTCTTCTTCTTCTGCGGCTGGCACTGGGGCACGACGTTCACTGCAGTGGCTTGGTGTGGATTCGCCGCAGCGCTGGTCGCTCTGGCATTTATCGATTGGGACACCACGCTGTTGCCCGATGACATCACGCTGCCGTTGCTCTGGGCTGGCCTGATCGCCTCTGCGTTGCAGTGGACTACCGTGCCCTTGTTCAGCGCCGTCATGGGCGCCGTGGGTGGCTACCTTTCTTTGTGGACGGTGTACTGGGCCTTTAAGCTCGCTACGGGCAAGGAAGGCATGGGTCACGGGGATTTCAAGCTGTTTGCGGCACTGGGAGCCTGGTTCGGTTGGCCGGCACTGGTACCCATCATTCTCATCGCCTCCGTGATCGGCGCATTCATAGGCATCGGTATGAAATTTGCCAGTCAACTGCGCGAAGGTGGATACATTCCCTTCGGCCCTTTCCTGGTCGGATCAGGACTGGCGGCCATGGTGTTCGGGCCGGAAACGATCTTGCAAGGTTTATTGCGCAGCCTGGGGCTTTGAGCAGCGCATGGGGCTCGGATTACGAAGCGCTCTCCGCCTGGGCCTGACCGGCGGGATTGGCAGCGGGAAAAGTACGGTAGGGAAAATACTGGTAGAACAAGGCGCAGCGTTGATCGACGCGGATCACCTCTCGCGCCAAGCAACGGCACCACTGGGCGCGGCCATAGAGCCGATCCGCGAAACCTTCGGCGACGCATTGATCGACGCGCAAGGAGGCATGCACCGTGATCGCATGCGCGAGCTGGTGTTCAAGGACCCTTTGGCACGCCAGCGCCTGGAGCATATCGTCCACCCTTTGGTTTCTCTGGCAACCCAGAAAGCCGCTTCACACGCTGCGCTGAACGGTGCCAAATTGATCGTCTTCGACATTCCGCTGCTGGTCGAGTCGGCACGCTGGACGCACCAGTTGGATCAGGTTCTTATCGTGGACTGCACTCCGGAAACTCAAATTTCACGCGTTCAACAACGCAGCGGCCTCTCGCGCGCGATGGTGGAAGGAATCATGGCTTCTCAAGCGCCTCGCGCCATTCGGCGTGCTGCGGCAGACATGGTGCTTCACAACGATGGGATCTCGTTGCAAGGGTTGGAGTCGGCGGTGCTGCAGATCGCTCGGCGGTTCGGGCTATGATGCGCGGCATATCGGATGCGCGAAGCTGGCAGCGCCAGCCGTGTGCCCCAGGAACCCTGCAGCGTGATCCTTTACGAATATCCCTTCAACGAACGACTGAGAACCTACCTGCGGCTCGAGCAGCTGTTTCGCCGCCTGGGTGAGTTGATTCCGCGCCAGCATCCACTGGACCACCACTACGCTTTGGTGACGGTCTTCGAAATCATGGACGTCGCTGCCCGCGCCGACTTGAAATCGGATGTGCTGAAGGATCTGGAAAAGCAAAAGCACCAATTGGATGGCTACCGGGGCAACCCCTCGATTTCCGAGGCGGTGCTGGATGGCATCATCGCGCAACTGGACCGTTGCTTTGCCGGATTGAACGCACAGACTGGCAAGGCAGGCCAGGCCTTGGCGGAAAAC encodes:
- a CDS encoding prepilin peptidase; this encodes MELGPWGDASALGILGLLIGSFLNVVIYRLPKMMERQWAAECADFAATANKDAASTEMSVAPAESFNLWTPASRCPACGHAVQWYENIPVLSYLWLRGRCSACKVRISPRYPLVELATGSLFFFCGWHWGTTFTAVAWCGFAAALVALAFIDWDTTLLPDDITLPLLWAGLIASALQWTTVPLFSAVMGAVGGYLSLWTVYWAFKLATGKEGMGHGDFKLFAALGAWFGWPALVPIILIASVIGAFIGIGMKFASQLREGGYIPFGPFLVGSGLAAMVFGPETILQGLLRSLGL
- the coaE gene encoding dephospho-CoA kinase (Dephospho-CoA kinase (CoaE) performs the final step in coenzyme A biosynthesis.), coding for MGLGLRSALRLGLTGGIGSGKSTVGKILVEQGAALIDADHLSRQATAPLGAAIEPIRETFGDALIDAQGGMHRDRMRELVFKDPLARQRLEHIVHPLVSLATQKAASHAALNGAKLIVFDIPLLVESARWTHQLDQVLIVDCTPETQISRVQQRSGLSRAMVEGIMASQAPRAIRRAAADMVLHNDGISLQGLESAVLQIARRFGL